In Caldicellulosiruptor obsidiansis OB47, a single window of DNA contains:
- a CDS encoding peptide ABC transporter substrate-binding protein has translation MKKRIVATFILVAFLVTGLFLGVNFKNAAVASSRQVFTYINGSEPRYLDPGLNTALDAANIIINVFEGLTRVDAKGRTVPGMAEKWTVSKDGLTYTFYIRKNAKWSDGKPVTAYDFEYAWKRALDPNTGSEYAYQLFYIKNGQKFYEGKAKASDVGVKALNSTTLQVTLEAPTPYFIDLTNFPTYFPVRKDIVQKYGDKWATDPKTYIGNGPFKMTKWVHNSYIELEKNNNYWDAKSITLQKMILKLSNDNNANLMAFTAGQVDGAEGIPTEEIPRLKREGKIKIAPLIGTYYYLVNCKKPPFTDKRVREALSLAIDRTRIVNLLKAEQKPATGFVPYGIKGISKDFREESGNFLPVTADLAKAKKLLAEAGYPNGKGMPEIEIIYNTDEGHKKVAEAIQNMWKQLGINVKLSNMEWKVLLERRQKKDYMVARDGWVGDYNDPMTFLDLFTSYSGNNNTNWSNKQYDSLIEKAKKEVDTKKRMQYMIQAEKILMQDYAIIPIYFYTKVYLLKDYVKNYYISPLGFNYFMYAKIVK, from the coding sequence ATGAAAAAGCGTATTGTAGCTACTTTTATTCTGGTTGCTTTTCTTGTGACGGGGTTATTTTTAGGCGTTAATTTTAAAAATGCAGCGGTTGCATCATCAAGGCAAGTATTTACTTATATCAATGGCTCTGAACCAAGATATCTTGACCCCGGTCTAAATACTGCTCTTGATGCTGCAAACATAATTATCAATGTTTTTGAAGGTTTAACAAGAGTTGACGCTAAAGGTAGAACTGTGCCTGGAATGGCAGAAAAATGGACTGTATCAAAAGATGGACTTACTTATACCTTTTATATAAGAAAAAATGCGAAGTGGTCAGATGGTAAACCTGTTACTGCATATGATTTTGAATATGCTTGGAAAAGAGCATTAGATCCAAACACAGGTTCAGAATATGCTTATCAGCTTTTCTATATCAAGAATGGTCAAAAATTTTACGAAGGTAAAGCAAAAGCATCTGATGTTGGTGTCAAGGCTTTAAATAGTACAACTTTACAGGTTACATTGGAAGCACCAACTCCATATTTTATTGATCTTACAAACTTCCCGACATACTTCCCGGTAAGAAAAGATATTGTGCAAAAATATGGGGATAAATGGGCAACAGATCCAAAGACATATATTGGTAATGGTCCGTTTAAAATGACAAAGTGGGTTCATAACTCATATATCGAACTCGAAAAGAACAATAATTACTGGGATGCGAAATCTATAACTTTACAAAAGATGATCTTAAAGTTATCTAATGACAACAATGCCAACTTGATGGCTTTTACTGCTGGGCAAGTTGATGGTGCTGAAGGTATACCTACTGAAGAAATTCCAAGGCTAAAAAGAGAAGGAAAGATTAAGATAGCACCTTTAATAGGGACATATTATTATCTTGTTAATTGCAAAAAACCACCTTTTACTGACAAGAGAGTAAGAGAAGCTTTGTCTCTTGCTATTGATAGAACACGTATTGTTAATCTTTTAAAAGCTGAGCAAAAACCTGCAACAGGTTTTGTTCCGTATGGTATTAAGGGAATTTCTAAGGATTTCAGAGAAGAGTCGGGCAACTTCTTGCCAGTTACTGCTGATTTGGCAAAAGCAAAGAAATTGTTGGCTGAAGCAGGATATCCAAACGGTAAAGGTATGCCAGAGATAGAAATTATTTATAACACTGACGAAGGTCATAAAAAGGTTGCTGAAGCAATTCAAAATATGTGGAAACAGCTCGGTATAAATGTAAAGCTTTCTAATATGGAATGGAAAGTATTGCTTGAAAGAAGACAGAAAAAAGACTATATGGTAGCAAGAGATGGATGGGTTGGCGATTACAATGATCCTATGACTTTCTTGGATTTATTTACTTCATATAGTGGTAATAACAACACAAATTGGAGTAACAAGCAATATGACTCTTTGATAGAAAAAGCCAAAAAAGAAGTTGATACTAAGAAGAGAATGCAATATATGATACAAGCAGAGAAAATATTGATGCAGGATTATGCAATAATTCCAATTTATTTCTATACAAAAGTATATCTTTTGAAAGATTACGTAAAGAACTATTACATTTCTCCGCTTGGATTTAATTACTTCATGTATGCTAAGATTGTAAAGTAA
- a CDS encoding aminotransferase-like domain-containing protein: MSASIQIDKGSKKPLYLQLYEDIKQKILSGEINYMQKLPSVRNLCKMLNVNLSTVTKALSKLENEGYIKATPGSGYYVVYSEYQDKIIFEEENLIDAEGYINLASSKLPYSLYPIEWFKDSLNCAIEEYSPQIFDYIEHFKNPLKEYLVETYLKKLGIVTSPQDLTVVSGAQQGIEITTKSFLKPGDTIFLENPSYLGAYHIFSNMHLNIVGIDIDQMQNIEDYIKKFSPKAIYIIPFSQNPTGVSYSKEYKEYLCEISQKYDFYIIEDDFLSDIVVDEGILPIKAYDKYDRVFYIKSFSTVTMPALRIGFVLAPRHFSEEVAYYKSMADISTSLLIQVSFYYFLKNFFDKHIENLKTYINQRQKLFLRLAKDLQIDNRLLTQNVQGIFVSFYLPPNISSATIYNKLKTQRVLVQPHTCFYHKPASTNFFRISFLDCTEDELQIAMQKIQNVLNSAYQKEEV, from the coding sequence ATGAGTGCATCGATACAGATTGACAAGGGCTCAAAAAAGCCTCTTTACCTTCAGCTTTATGAAGACATAAAGCAAAAGATTTTGTCAGGTGAGATTAATTATATGCAGAAGCTTCCATCTGTGAGAAATCTTTGCAAGATGTTAAATGTGAATCTTTCCACTGTGACAAAGGCTCTGAGCAAGCTTGAAAATGAAGGCTATATTAAAGCAACCCCTGGAAGCGGCTATTACGTTGTATACAGTGAGTATCAGGATAAAATCATTTTTGAGGAAGAAAACCTTATAGATGCTGAGGGGTACATTAATTTGGCTTCATCAAAGCTTCCATATAGCCTATACCCCATCGAATGGTTCAAAGATTCTTTAAACTGTGCAATTGAAGAGTATTCACCGCAGATTTTTGATTATATCGAACATTTTAAAAATCCTCTAAAGGAGTACTTGGTAGAGACATATCTTAAAAAGCTTGGGATTGTTACAAGCCCTCAAGATCTCACAGTCGTATCAGGTGCTCAGCAGGGAATTGAGATTACAACAAAAAGTTTTTTAAAGCCCGGCGATACAATATTTTTAGAAAATCCTTCGTACCTTGGTGCATATCATATCTTTAGCAATATGCACCTGAACATTGTCGGAATTGATATTGACCAGATGCAAAACATAGAAGATTACATTAAAAAATTTTCACCAAAGGCCATATACATTATTCCTTTTTCGCAAAATCCAACCGGGGTTTCGTACAGCAAAGAGTACAAGGAGTATCTGTGTGAAATTTCACAAAAATACGATTTTTACATCATTGAAGATGATTTTTTAAGTGATATAGTTGTGGATGAAGGAATTTTACCAATCAAGGCATATGACAAATACGACAGGGTGTTTTACATAAAGAGCTTTTCAACTGTTACAATGCCTGCCTTGAGAATTGGATTTGTTTTAGCACCAAGGCACTTTAGCGAAGAGGTGGCATATTATAAGTCAATGGCAGATATCTCAACATCGCTTTTGATACAGGTATCTTTTTATTATTTTTTGAAAAACTTCTTTGACAAGCACATAGAAAACTTGAAAACATACATAAACCAAAGACAAAAGCTATTTTTAAGATTGGCAAAAGACTTGCAAATAGACAACAGGCTGCTTACTCAAAATGTTCAGGGAATATTTGTTTCTTTCTACCTTCCACCAAATATATCATCTGCCACTATTTATAACAAACTCAAAACACAAAGGGTTTTAGTTCAGCCCCATACATGTTTTTATCATAAACCTGCCTCTACAAACTTTTTCAGAATAAGTTTCTTAGATTGTACAGAAGATGAACTTCAAATTGCTATGCAGAAAATTCAAAATGTTTTGAATTCAGCTTACCAAAAAGAGGAGGTATGA
- the pdxT gene encoding pyridoxal 5'-phosphate synthase glutaminase subunit PdxT, producing the protein MKTIGVLAFQGGVIEHVKKIEELGAKPQLVKKEEDLKGLDGLILPGGESTTIGKFLIETDLKDHILNLIYEGMPVWGTCAGAILLSKNIKNQGSGVLPLLSIMIERNAYGSQLDSFKKEVFVPRFNITTECVFIRAPKIVEVAETVEVLAELETPIAVLQKNILATTFHPELTSQNYWHSFFVENVVK; encoded by the coding sequence TTGAAGACAATAGGAGTTTTGGCGTTTCAAGGCGGAGTTATAGAACATGTGAAAAAGATAGAAGAACTTGGGGCAAAGCCTCAGCTTGTCAAAAAAGAAGAGGACTTGAAAGGACTTGATGGTTTGATTTTGCCTGGGGGAGAAAGCACTACAATTGGAAAATTTTTGATTGAAACAGACTTAAAAGACCATATTTTAAACTTGATATATGAAGGTATGCCAGTTTGGGGAACATGTGCCGGTGCAATTTTGCTTTCTAAAAATATCAAAAACCAGGGAAGTGGTGTGCTTCCTCTACTTAGCATAATGATAGAAAGAAATGCCTATGGAAGCCAGCTTGACAGTTTTAAAAAAGAAGTTTTTGTTCCGAGGTTCAACATAACTACAGAGTGTGTTTTTATAAGAGCACCGAAAATTGTTGAGGTAGCAGAAACTGTTGAGGTTTTAGCAGAGCTTGAAACTCCAATTGCAGTTTTGCAGAAAAATATCTTAGCTACAACATTTCATCCTGAGCTTACATCTCAAAATTATTGGCATTCTTTCTTTGTGGAGAATGTGGTAAAATAA
- a CDS encoding type II toxin-antitoxin system PemK/MazF family toxin, which yields MEKVIQQNQNQPPLEIKRGDIFYADLAPHVGSEQGGIRPVLVIQNDIGNKYSPTVIVAAITSQIGKAKFPTHVEIRAGEFGLSRDSVILLEQIRTIDKVRLKNKVGKLSDEVMEKVNQAILISLGLIEWTAEGYDWKKKEGAGLKKA from the coding sequence GTGGAGAAAGTGATACAGCAAAATCAAAATCAACCACCACTTGAAATCAAAAGGGGAGACATATTTTATGCTGACCTTGCTCCACATGTTGGTTCTGAGCAGGGCGGCATAAGACCAGTTCTGGTAATTCAAAATGATATAGGGAACAAATACAGCCCAACTGTGATTGTGGCTGCGATAACTTCACAGATTGGCAAAGCTAAATTTCCAACGCATGTTGAGATTCGTGCAGGTGAGTTTGGTCTTTCGCGTGATTCTGTCATTTTACTTGAGCAAATAAGAACAATTGATAAAGTGCGTCTCAAAAATAAAGTTGGCAAGCTTTCTGATGAGGTCATGGAAAAAGTAAACCAGGCAATTCTGATAAGCCTTGGGCTAATAGAATGGACAGCGGAGGGATATGATTGGAAAAAGAAAGAAGGCGCAGGTTTAAAAAAGGCGTAA
- a CDS encoding M20 family metallopeptidase, translating into MEFCTEKLKDTIRKNMELFINIRRDLNKLAELSYEEYKTQKYITERLSEWGIENFPIAKTGVIGIINRSEECIGIRSDMDAILVEGQPRHCCGHDFHMAVVLGTAKVLVDIGFEGCVKFIFQPAEEGPGGAKRVIEESGLENPKVTRLLGFHVWPGVDVGTIEVSSGAIMASVDDFEIEFIGKGGHAAMPEVTKNPIYPATDFIQSANNFFCAFSNKLLPFHLSFSSISSGQTFNVISERCKIRGTVRTFDSSLQEFIYNNIKKLTKLSAQKYNCHVNINYYFQYPPLINSYQATEEFLDVAKKLLGPENVKKAIPSFTAEDFAFYCQKVPSVYFRLGIKEKGKGENPLHSPYFDASENSIFYGILILAGYLIAVQKS; encoded by the coding sequence GTGGAATTTTGTACTGAAAAACTTAAAGATACTATCAGAAAAAATATGGAACTTTTCATTAACATCAGAAGAGATTTAAATAAACTTGCCGAACTTTCATATGAAGAGTATAAGACACAAAAATATATCACAGAAAGACTTTCAGAGTGGGGCATTGAAAACTTTCCAATAGCAAAAACAGGTGTGATTGGAATTATAAATAGGTCTGAGGAATGTATTGGAATAAGAAGCGACATGGACGCAATTTTAGTGGAAGGTCAGCCAAGACACTGCTGCGGTCACGATTTTCACATGGCAGTGGTACTTGGAACAGCAAAGGTCCTTGTTGACATTGGCTTTGAAGGGTGTGTCAAGTTTATATTTCAGCCTGCTGAGGAAGGTCCGGGAGGGGCAAAAAGAGTAATTGAAGAAAGCGGACTTGAAAATCCAAAAGTGACAAGGCTTTTGGGATTTCACGTGTGGCCAGGTGTTGATGTTGGAACAATTGAAGTTTCAAGTGGTGCTATCATGGCAAGTGTAGACGACTTTGAAATTGAGTTTATTGGAAAAGGTGGACATGCTGCAATGCCAGAAGTAACCAAAAATCCAATTTATCCTGCCACCGATTTTATTCAGAGCGCAAACAACTTTTTTTGCGCGTTCTCAAATAAATTATTGCCTTTTCATCTCTCTTTCTCATCCATCAGCAGTGGACAGACTTTCAATGTAATTTCAGAGAGGTGCAAAATAAGAGGAACTGTAAGAACGTTTGATAGCAGTCTTCAAGAATTTATTTATAATAATATAAAAAAACTTACAAAACTTTCTGCTCAAAAATATAATTGCCATGTAAATATAAATTATTATTTTCAATATCCACCTTTGATAAATAGTTATCAAGCTACCGAAGAGTTTCTTGATGTAGCAAAAAAACTTCTTGGTCCTGAAAATGTAAAAAAGGCTATCCCAAGCTTTACAGCAGAAGACTTTGCATTTTACTGCCAAAAGGTTCCCTCAGTATATTTTAGACTTGGTATAAAAGAAAAAGGCAAAGGAGAAAATCCTTTGCACTCACCATATTTTGATGCATCAGAAAACAGCATATTTTACGGTATACTTATCTTAGCAGGATATTTAATTGCTGTTCAAAAGAGCTAA
- the alr gene encoding alanine racemase, producing MTKLSLYNRVWAEINLDNLLYNLENIKKKILPQTKIMAVVKADAYGHGAVEISRVLVKNGVSMLAVAIIDEALQLRHFNFDVPILILGFTPFELSEQVVENEISQTVYTYEQAYYLSKAAQKIGKKAKIHIKVDTGMGRIGFLCCEQSVNTILNIAKLPNIELEGIFSHFSSADDPDSDDFTHEQFIKFENFVKELNKNGVYFKYKHIANSSAAIRFPQYQLDVVRLGLILYGLYPNSSLKEHINLKPVMSVKARVINVKEVPEGFPISYNRRYITTRKSKIATIPIGYADGFTRVGSSQRHVLIKGEFAKVVGSICMDQCMVDVTDIEDVKIGDEVVIIGKQGKNEILADHLAEQIGTINYEVVCSFSKRIPRVFIKDGRVVKILNYIL from the coding sequence ATGACCAAATTGTCGCTCTACAACAGGGTATGGGCAGAAATAAATCTTGACAATTTACTGTACAACCTTGAAAATATCAAGAAAAAGATTTTACCACAAACAAAAATAATGGCCGTTGTGAAGGCTGATGCATATGGACACGGAGCGGTTGAAATTTCAAGAGTACTTGTAAAAAATGGTGTTAGTATGCTCGCTGTGGCAATAATTGACGAGGCATTGCAGCTGAGACATTTCAATTTTGATGTTCCAATTTTAATTTTGGGTTTTACTCCTTTTGAACTGTCCGAACAGGTTGTTGAAAACGAGATAAGCCAAACAGTTTATACGTATGAGCAGGCATATTATCTTAGCAAGGCAGCCCAAAAAATAGGTAAAAAAGCCAAGATACATATCAAAGTTGATACTGGAATGGGAAGAATAGGATTTTTATGCTGTGAACAGAGCGTAAACACCATATTAAATATTGCTAAGCTGCCAAACATCGAACTTGAGGGGATATTCTCTCATTTTTCATCTGCAGACGACCCAGATTCGGATGATTTTACGCATGAGCAGTTTATAAAATTTGAAAACTTTGTGAAAGAACTCAATAAAAATGGGGTATACTTTAAATATAAGCACATTGCAAATAGCAGTGCGGCAATCCGTTTCCCCCAGTATCAACTTGATGTTGTAAGACTTGGTCTTATTCTATACGGGCTTTATCCAAACAGCAGTTTGAAAGAACATATAAACTTAAAACCTGTAATGTCTGTCAAAGCAAGAGTTATCAATGTAAAGGAGGTGCCAGAAGGCTTCCCAATAAGTTACAACAGAAGATATATAACCACACGCAAAAGTAAAATCGCTACAATACCTATCGGTTATGCAGACGGTTTTACGCGTGTTGGAAGTAGTCAAAGGCATGTTCTCATAAAAGGTGAGTTTGCCAAAGTTGTTGGGAGTATATGTATGGACCAGTGCATGGTAGATGTGACCGATATCGAGGATGTGAAGATTGGTGATGAGGTTGTCATTATAGGGAAACAAGGGAAAAATGAGATTTTGGCTGATCATTTGGCTGAGCAGATTGGCACTATAAACTATGAGGTTGTGTGTTCGTTTAGCAAGCGAATTCCACGGGTTTTTATCAAGGATGGGCGAGTTGTCAAAATATTAAACTATATCTTATGA
- the acpS gene encoding holo-ACP synthase produces MIFNIGIDIVEVDRFKNMKRFDQFLKRIFTFNELEYIKERRYNPETIAGYFAAKEAVAKALSTGIVFCFKDIEIQKGKTGCPMVKLYNRAETLCFELGIKNIVVSISHQKSVAVAVAIAEK; encoded by the coding sequence ATGATATTTAATATTGGAATTGATATTGTTGAAGTTGATAGGTTCAAAAATATGAAAAGATTCGACCAGTTTTTAAAAAGAATATTTACTTTCAATGAGCTTGAATATATAAAAGAAAGGCGATATAACCCAGAGACAATAGCGGGGTATTTTGCTGCAAAAGAAGCAGTTGCCAAAGCACTTTCAACAGGAATTGTTTTTTGCTTCAAAGACATAGAAATACAAAAAGGGAAAACTGGCTGTCCAATGGTAAAGCTTTATAACAGGGCTGAGACTCTTTGTTTTGAGCTTGGAATTAAAAATATTGTGGTGAGTATATCTCACCAAAAATCGGTTGCAGTTGCAGTTGCCATTGCTGAAAAATAA
- a CDS encoding bifunctional ADP-dependent NAD(P)H-hydrate dehydratase/NAD(P)H-hydrate epimerase: MFVLTSSQMREIDRKASQEIGIPEVVLMENAGFCVFEEIKKDFRVLKDKNIAVFCGKGNNGGDGFVVARYLAQVCPNVKVFLFDENVTLTSKVFLDILKRLEVDVSILSEELLLSLQTQRFDIIVDAIFGIGLSKDIDGLYKKAIEYINSSDADVYSVDIPSGVCSDTAQVKGCAVRASKTVTFVYPKVGHILYPGSYYCGKVIVKDIGIPEKIIKDIKVKILTAEDLEVSKFYRYPDSHKGDYGKVGIVAGSKYYPGAAVLCSNAAIKSGCGLCYLITPQETLYFQSLRKPEIIVLPVESKEGVISFDGFVKFKEYFAKLDVLGFGCGLTKNEEVEKILIHILENFQIPIVIDADGLNVLASSQKAKNLLAIYKSQKVLTPHYMEAARLLGVDVKDVAKNPIDAAKKIAREFKSICVLKGSRTIITDGDEVFINVLGNPGMAKGGSGDVLTGIILSMIAQGYSAFEAAKISVYLHSLSADILLEKKTMQTILPSDVIEGLDSAIRRLIEG; encoded by the coding sequence ATGTTTGTTTTGACTTCATCCCAGATGAGGGAAATTGACAGGAAAGCTTCGCAGGAAATAGGGATACCTGAAGTTGTGTTGATGGAGAATGCTGGTTTTTGTGTTTTTGAAGAGATAAAGAAGGATTTTAGGGTGCTAAAAGATAAAAACATTGCAGTTTTTTGCGGAAAAGGCAACAATGGCGGCGATGGCTTTGTTGTTGCAAGGTATCTTGCCCAGGTTTGTCCAAATGTAAAGGTATTTTTATTCGATGAAAATGTGACTTTGACATCCAAAGTTTTCCTTGATATATTGAAAAGGCTGGAAGTCGATGTTAGCATTTTGTCAGAAGAACTATTATTATCCCTCCAAACCCAGAGATTTGACATAATAGTTGACGCAATTTTTGGAATAGGTCTTTCAAAAGACATTGACGGACTTTACAAAAAGGCAATTGAGTATATAAATAGTAGCGACGCTGATGTATATTCAGTTGACATTCCAAGTGGTGTTTGTTCTGATACAGCTCAGGTTAAAGGCTGTGCTGTACGTGCTTCCAAGACAGTAACCTTTGTTTACCCCAAAGTAGGTCATATCTTGTATCCTGGTAGCTATTATTGTGGTAAAGTCATTGTGAAAGACATAGGTATTCCTGAGAAGATTATCAAAGATATCAAGGTAAAGATTTTAACGGCTGAGGATTTAGAAGTATCCAAATTTTACAGATATCCTGACTCTCACAAGGGCGATTATGGCAAGGTGGGAATAGTTGCCGGGTCAAAGTATTATCCTGGTGCGGCGGTTCTGTGCAGCAATGCTGCTATTAAAAGCGGCTGTGGACTTTGCTACTTGATAACTCCCCAAGAAACACTTTATTTTCAGAGTTTAAGAAAACCGGAGATAATAGTTTTGCCAGTTGAAAGTAAAGAAGGTGTTATATCTTTTGATGGTTTTGTGAAATTTAAGGAATACTTTGCTAAGCTTGACGTTTTAGGATTTGGCTGTGGGCTTACGAAGAATGAAGAAGTTGAAAAGATATTGATTCATATTTTGGAGAATTTCCAAATACCTATTGTAATAGATGCAGATGGACTAAATGTTTTGGCATCAAGCCAAAAAGCAAAAAATCTCTTGGCAATCTATAAATCTCAAAAAGTTTTAACTCCGCATTATATGGAAGCTGCAAGGCTTCTTGGCGTTGATGTAAAAGATGTTGCTAAAAATCCAATTGATGCTGCCAAAAAGATTGCAAGAGAATTTAAGTCTATATGCGTACTAAAAGGTTCAAGAACAATAATAACAGACGGAGATGAGGTTTTTATAAATGTTCTTGGCAATCCTGGCATGGCAAAAGGCGGAAGCGGAGATGTTCTCACAGGTATTATTTTGTCTATGATTGCTCAAGGGTATTCTGCTTTTGAGGCGGCAAAAATTTCGGTATATCTTCATTCTCTTTCAGCAGATATCTTGCTTGAAAAAAAGACAATGCAGACAATTTTGCCCTCAGATGTTATAGAGGGGTTGGACAGTGCTATTAGGAGACTAATTGAAGGTTAA
- the pdxS gene encoding pyridoxal 5'-phosphate synthase lyase subunit PdxS yields MSEIVNERYELNKSLAQMLKGGVIMDVTSPKEAEIAEKAGAVAVMALQKVPADLRKEGKVARMADPKIILEIKSAVSIPVMAKVRIGHFVEAQILEALGIDYIDESEVLTPADEEHHIDKWKFKAAFVCGVRDLGEALRRIQEGASMIRTKGEAGTGNVVEAVRHLRRINKQISYAASLSDDELYAYAKELGVSYELLKKTAELKRLPVVNFAAGGIATPADAALMMQLGADGVFVGSAIFKSKNPEKRARAIVMATTYYNDPKILAEISYDLGEEMEGIDLRNLSEHELLQFRGN; encoded by the coding sequence ATGAGCGAGATTGTAAATGAAAGATATGAACTTAACAAAAGCCTTGCACAGATGTTAAAAGGCGGTGTCATCATGGATGTGACATCTCCAAAAGAGGCTGAGATTGCTGAAAAAGCAGGTGCTGTTGCTGTTATGGCTCTTCAAAAAGTTCCGGCAGACCTTAGAAAAGAAGGCAAGGTTGCGAGGATGGCTGACCCGAAAATAATATTGGAAATTAAAAGTGCTGTTTCAATACCTGTTATGGCAAAGGTAAGAATCGGACATTTTGTTGAAGCTCAAATTTTAGAAGCACTTGGCATAGACTATATTGATGAAAGCGAGGTCTTGACACCTGCTGATGAGGAGCATCACATTGATAAGTGGAAGTTCAAAGCTGCGTTCGTGTGTGGCGTAAGAGATTTGGGTGAGGCTTTGAGAAGAATTCAAGAAGGTGCTTCCATGATAAGAACAAAAGGTGAGGCTGGGACAGGAAATGTTGTTGAAGCGGTAAGACACCTTCGCAGAATAAACAAGCAAATTAGTTATGCTGCATCATTAAGTGACGATGAGCTTTATGCATATGCAAAGGAACTTGGAGTATCATATGAACTTTTGAAAAAAACAGCCGAGCTCAAACGTCTTCCTGTTGTCAACTTTGCAGCAGGCGGAATTGCAACACCGGCTGATGCAGCATTAATGATGCAGCTTGGAGCAGATGGTGTGTTTGTCGGTTCTGCTATTTTCAAGAGCAAAAATCCTGAGAAAAGAGCAAGGGCAATTGTGATGGCAACCACATATTACAATGATCCCAAAATACTGGCAGAAATATCATATGACCTTGGCGAAGAGATGGAAGGTATAGATTTGAGAAATCTTTCTGAGCATGAACTTTTGCAGTTTAGGGGGAATTAA
- a CDS encoding cytochrome c biogenesis CcdA family protein, giving the protein MKIDILAAAIAGFLSFFSPCILPLIPVYILYLFSQKGSKLKSSLLFVLGFSIVFVVLGVVAAAVGSVFSGYSFLLKKIAAMIIVLMGLVMLDLSPDFLKKFFIPIQGKGNLDINVSPLILGMVLSISWTPCIGPVLTSILSMAALSETFLKGAMLLFIYSMGFAVPFLISSFLIDRLKAFFGMLNRYSRAVEYFTGTLLIAFGMLAFFDKINFFR; this is encoded by the coding sequence ATGAAAATAGATATTTTAGCGGCGGCGATAGCCGGTTTTTTGTCTTTTTTCTCACCCTGTATTTTGCCACTTATTCCTGTGTATATCTTATATCTTTTTTCTCAAAAGGGTAGCAAGTTGAAAAGTAGCCTTTTGTTTGTTTTGGGATTTTCAATTGTCTTTGTTGTACTTGGAGTGGTTGCGGCTGCGGTAGGTAGCGTATTTTCTGGGTACAGTTTTCTATTGAAGAAGATAGCAGCAATGATTATTGTTTTGATGGGTCTGGTGATGCTTGACTTGTCACCAGATTTTTTAAAAAAGTTTTTTATACCAATACAAGGTAAAGGTAATTTAGATATTAATGTTTCACCGCTAATTTTAGGAATGGTTTTGAGTATAAGCTGGACACCCTGTATAGGACCAGTTTTGACGTCTATTTTGAGCATGGCGGCACTATCTGAGACGTTTTTAAAAGGAGCGATGCTGCTTTTTATCTATTCGATGGGTTTTGCCGTGCCGTTTTTGATCTCAAGCTTTTTAATAGACAGGCTAAAAGCTTTTTTTGGTATGTTGAATAGGTATAGCAGGGCAGTAGAGTATTTTACAGGAACCCTTTTGATTGCATTTGGCATGCTTGCGTTTTTTGACAAGATAAATTTCTTCAGATGA
- a CDS encoding type 2 periplasmic-binding domain-containing protein produces the protein MKFALRFKKVLIVLSLASFLMFILTGCSSSQDDINKKVRIVLVGNFIGDENAQKLISELEKKSGDQIYVDQILYTGDKPKSEQEFAFMQKLMVMLAAGEGDIYILDKKLFTNYAQSGAFYSLKSFVSKNKLDKFVDNTCYVKEKDKSKTDLYGIKADSVSILKKYGFDTENKYIAIYIRSNKFSRAQKVLLALLNSN, from the coding sequence ATGAAATTTGCATTGAGATTTAAAAAAGTTTTAATAGTACTTAGCCTTGCGAGTTTTTTAATGTTTATTTTAACAGGGTGTTCAAGCAGTCAAGATGATATAAATAAAAAAGTAAGGATTGTGCTTGTTGGCAATTTCATTGGTGATGAAAATGCTCAAAAATTGATTTCAGAACTTGAAAAAAAATCAGGTGACCAAATTTACGTTGACCAGATACTTTACACGGGCGATAAACCAAAATCCGAACAAGAATTTGCATTTATGCAAAAACTTATGGTAATGCTTGCAGCAGGAGAAGGAGATATTTATATACTTGATAAAAAATTATTTACAAACTATGCCCAAAGTGGAGCATTTTATTCTTTAAAGTCTTTTGTGAGCAAAAATAAACTGGATAAATTTGTAGATAATACATGTTATGTGAAAGAAAAAGACAAATCGAAAACAGATTTATATGGCATTAAAGCAGACAGTGTCTCTATACTCAAAAAATACGGATTTGATACAGAAAATAAATATATTGCAATATATATCAGAAGCAATAAGTTCTCCCGTGCACAAAAAGTTTTGTTAGCTCTTTTGAACAGCAATTAA